The following proteins come from a genomic window of Nostoc sp. ATCC 53789:
- a CDS encoding non-ribosomal peptide synthetase, which yields MKTLDELLSELRQRDVKLWLEGERLRYRAAKDSLTPELLIKLKTQKAEIVNFLKQITTAASSQIPPIVACERNGNLPLSFGQQRIWFLHQFEPNSSSNNMPVVVRFTGNLNVAFLEESLREVVRRHEVLRTTFPAVNGKPTQVIATDVSLTLPIIDLRQIPDEQREAEALLLATKEAHQPFDLANGPILRLLLLRLSDREHLLIWNMHCIVCDGASSDIFYQDFTTIYKALSAGLASPLTPLPVQYADFTNWQYQWLQGEVLESQVNYWKQKLEGNLPIIELPYDHPRPHGVQTYRGDRAALLLSKTLNHALTDLSQKWGVTLFMTLLTVFELLLYRYSGQEDLLISFASASRGQVETERLIGFFSNTLVMRGNLAGNPTFRQLLDRVRKDCLEAYTHQDLPFERLIEELRPEQQSRNSSPLFQVKFSLNPPWSNGRGMGGLQLPDLTITSLFGYIYHGKTKYDLTLVLREQDNGLGMVFDYNAEMFDASTIERMLGHFKTLLEGIVANPDQPISELPLLTAPEHQLLVDWNAKQADYPQNTCIHQWFEAQAKRTPDNIAVSFENQQLTYQELNQRANQLAQYLQTLGVKSGVLVGLYVEPSLEMIVGLLGILKAGGTYVSIVPTSGQDGLALILEDAQISVVLTQSSLVEKLSEHQLQVICLDNDWEGIALHTTENQDYYTTDQTLACVMYVSGGNGKPNGIAITHRNLVTHSLAISDTWELIQSDRLLLLPSITCNSFIESLFPTWIAGATAIIQYQELQSTAQFFPFIAQQQITVVNLPTYFWHQLVKEPSLSPQTLPASLRLVMVGGEKVSRNAYLTWVEKFGKQVRWLNGYGSLETTLTATVYDPATASEASNTRPEIPIGKAIANTQIYILDRRSQPLPIGVTGEIYISGIGIAQGYFNRLELTSEKFIPNPFSSESGSYLYRSGDFGRYLSDGNIEFIGRRDNQAKIRGFRIELTEIETILAQYPGVQNAAVIAREDVSGDKHLVAYLVPKQGEALGNEQLLSFLQQKLPEHLLPTFVIVDSLPLNANGQVDRQALLALNPTNTEREKIFATAENPLQLQLTEIWEDVLGIHPIGITDNFFDLGGHSLLAVRLFSQIEKIVGKNLALSILLQAPTIEQLANIVEREIYSKPGVAAVPTADVKSETSIPWSSLVAIQPNGSKPPFFCVHGLGGEVLRFRELAVHLGSDQPFYGLQPQGLDGKQLPYTRIEDMAAHYIQQIQTIQPCEPYLIGGYSSGGLIAYEMARQLTIQGKEVALLVLFDTYGSKNTESLSLQKPASRDWKSLLAITSNYLIEQVKGNTERFKYQIKEILWRFVFHFHLILGRPLPYSNRKYMVENATIQALRKYVLQVYSGKATVFRTEDGLVVEQREADSKMGWGKLALGGVDIYDISGIHNSIFKEPHVRSVSEKMKSCIDQIIAETIGKK from the coding sequence ATGAAAACATTAGATGAACTACTCTCTGAACTACGTCAGCGCGATGTCAAACTTTGGTTAGAGGGCGAACGCTTACGCTATCGGGCTGCAAAAGATAGTCTCACACCGGAATTGCTCATCAAGTTAAAAACTCAAAAAGCCGAAATCGTCAACTTTCTAAAACAAATTACTACAGCCGCGAGTTCACAGATTCCCCCAATTGTCGCTTGTGAACGGAATGGCAACTTGCCGCTTTCCTTTGGTCAGCAACGGATATGGTTTCTGCATCAATTTGAACCTAATAGTTCCTCAAATAATATGCCCGTTGTGGTGCGTTTTACGGGGAATCTGAATGTTGCTTTCTTAGAGGAAAGTTTGAGAGAAGTCGTCCGCCGCCATGAAGTTCTGCGGACAACTTTTCCAGCCGTAAATGGCAAGCCCACTCAAGTCATTGCCACCGATGTTTCCTTGACGCTGCCAATAATTGACTTGCGGCAAATACCAGATGAACAAAGGGAGGCAGAAGCTCTCCTACTGGCAACTAAAGAAGCTCATCAACCTTTTGATCTAGCCAATGGGCCGATTTTGCGGTTGCTGCTACTGCGGTTGAGCGATCGCGAGCATCTGCTAATCTGGAATATGCACTGCATAGTTTGTGATGGAGCTTCTTCTGATATATTTTATCAAGACTTCACTACCATCTATAAAGCATTGTCGGCAGGGCTGGCTTCTCCCTTAACTCCCTTACCAGTGCAGTATGCCGATTTTACCAATTGGCAATATCAGTGGCTCCAAGGAGAGGTTTTAGAGTCACAGGTAAACTACTGGAAGCAAAAGCTAGAAGGCAATTTACCGATCATTGAGTTACCTTACGATCATCCGCGTCCTCATGGTGTGCAGACATATCGGGGCGATCGCGCTGCCCTGCTGCTATCAAAGACGCTGAACCATGCCCTGACAGACCTGAGCCAAAAATGGGGTGTTACCCTCTTCATGACTCTACTGACAGTGTTTGAGCTATTGCTCTACCGTTATTCTGGACAAGAAGACCTACTGATTAGCTTTGCTAGTGCAAGTCGGGGACAAGTAGAAACCGAGCGGCTGATTGGATTTTTCTCTAATACTCTTGTAATGCGGGGTAACTTAGCAGGAAATCCAACTTTTCGACAATTATTAGACCGCGTGCGTAAGGATTGCTTAGAGGCTTATACCCATCAAGACTTACCATTTGAGAGACTAATTGAAGAACTTAGACCAGAACAACAAAGTCGGAACAGTTCGCCTTTATTTCAAGTAAAGTTTTCCCTCAATCCTCCTTGGTCAAATGGTCGTGGGATGGGAGGATTGCAACTACCTGATTTGACTATTACTTCTCTATTTGGTTACATCTATCATGGCAAAACCAAATACGATCTAACATTAGTCTTGCGGGAACAGGATAATGGTCTGGGCATGGTATTTGATTACAATGCCGAGATGTTTGATGCCAGTACCATAGAGCGAATGTTGGGACACTTCAAAACTTTACTTGAAGGTATTGTTGCTAATCCCGATCAGCCGATATCTGAATTACCTCTGTTGACAGCACCTGAGCATCAATTATTGGTTGACTGGAATGCCAAACAGGCTGATTATCCGCAGAATACTTGTATCCATCAGTGGTTTGAGGCTCAAGCTAAACGAACTCCAGATAATATTGCAGTAAGTTTTGAAAATCAGCAACTAACCTATCAGGAACTCAACCAGCGTGCAAATCAATTAGCCCAGTATTTGCAAACTCTAGGGGTAAAATCGGGGGTACTCGTCGGTCTTTATGTAGAGCCTTCGCTAGAGATGATTGTGGGGCTGTTGGGTATTTTGAAAGCTGGGGGAACTTACGTATCCATAGTTCCGACATCTGGGCAAGATGGTCTGGCTCTCATTTTAGAAGATGCCCAAATATCCGTAGTGTTAACCCAAAGCTCATTGGTTGAGAAACTCTCTGAGCATCAGCTACAAGTTATCTGTTTAGATAATGATTGGGAAGGTATCGCACTACATACAACAGAAAATCAAGACTATTATACCACAGATCAGACTCTCGCCTGTGTAATGTATGTGTCCGGCGGCAATGGAAAACCTAATGGTATAGCCATTACCCACCGTAATCTTGTCACCCACAGCCTAGCAATCAGTGACACTTGGGAGTTGATCCAGAGCGATCGCCTCCTACTCTTACCTAGTATCACTTGCAATTCTTTTATAGAATCATTGTTCCCCACTTGGATTGCTGGTGCTACTGCAATTATCCAGTATCAAGAGTTACAATCTACAGCGCAGTTTTTCCCATTCATTGCTCAACAACAGATTACCGTTGTTAATCTACCTACGTATTTTTGGCATCAGTTAGTTAAAGAGCCGTCTCTATCTCCACAAACCTTGCCAGCCAGCTTGCGCTTAGTCATGGTTGGTGGTGAAAAAGTCTCACGTAATGCTTATTTAACTTGGGTAGAAAAATTTGGCAAGCAAGTACGTTGGCTTAATGGCTATGGATCGCTAGAAACAACCCTAACCGCCACGGTTTACGATCCGGCAACTGCCAGTGAAGCCAGTAACACTCGGCCAGAAATTCCTATAGGAAAAGCGATCGCCAATACCCAAATCTACATTCTCGATCGGCGATCGCAACCCCTGCCAATTGGCGTTACTGGCGAAATATACATCAGTGGTATTGGTATTGCACAAGGCTACTTTAACCGTCTCGAATTAACATCTGAGAAATTTATCCCCAATCCCTTTAGCAGCGAATCCGGGTCATACCTTTACAGAAGTGGCGACTTTGGGCGCTACTTAAGTGACGGCAATATTGAGTTTATTGGCCGCCGAGATAATCAGGCTAAAATTCGCGGTTTTCGGATTGAATTGACAGAAATTGAGACAATTTTAGCTCAATATCCAGGCGTGCAGAACGCTGCGGTGATTGCCAGAGAAGATGTTTCTGGGGACAAACATTTAGTTGCTTATCTTGTTCCCAAACAAGGAGAGGCTTTGGGAAATGAGCAACTACTGAGTTTTCTCCAGCAAAAGCTACCTGAGCATTTGTTGCCTACCTTTGTCATAGTTGATTCTCTGCCGTTGAATGCTAATGGTCAAGTTGATCGTCAAGCCTTACTTGCTCTCAATCCAACTAATACTGAAAGAGAAAAAATATTTGCTACGGCAGAAAATCCATTACAACTTCAATTAACAGAAATCTGGGAAGATGTTTTAGGAATTCATCCCATTGGAATAACAGATAACTTTTTTGATTTGGGTGGACACTCATTGCTGGCAGTACGTCTGTTTTCTCAGATTGAAAAGATAGTGGGGAAAAATCTAGCTCTATCTATACTTTTGCAAGCCCCAACCATTGAGCAGTTAGCTAATATTGTTGAGCGAGAAATATACTCAAAACCTGGGGTTGCGGCGGTACCAACAGCTGATGTCAAGTCTGAAACATCAATTCCTTGGTCATCTTTAGTAGCTATTCAGCCCAACGGTTCTAAGCCTCCTTTCTTCTGTGTACATGGTTTGGGTGGAGAAGTTCTACGTTTCCGTGAATTGGCTGTGCATTTAGGATCAGATCAACCATTTTATGGACTACAACCACAAGGGTTAGATGGAAAACAGCTTCCTTATACCCGAATTGAAGACATGGCAGCGCACTACATTCAACAAATCCAGACTATTCAGCCATGTGAGCCTTATTTAATCGGTGGATACTCTTCCGGGGGTTTAATTGCTTACGAGATGGCTCGGCAATTGACCATACAAGGTAAGGAAGTAGCTTTGCTAGTTCTATTTGATACTTACGGTTCAAAAAATACTGAATCCCTATCATTGCAAAAGCCAGCCTCTCGTGATTGGAAGAGTCTTTTAGCAATTACATCTAACTATCTTATTGAGCAGGTAAAAGGAAATACAGAACGGTTTAAGTATCAAATCAAAGAGATACTCTGGCGCTTTGTTTTTCACTTTCACTTGATTCTCGGTCGCCCCTTACCTTACTCCAACCGGAAATACATGGTGGAAAATGCTACCATACAAGCGCTCAGAAAATATGTTCTACAAGTTTACTCAGGTAAAGCAACCGTATTCCGAACAGAAGATGGTCTTGTAGTTGAACAACGAGAGGCTGATTCCAAAATGGGTTGGGGTAAATTGGCATTAGGGGGAGTGGATATCTATGATATTTCTGGGATTCATAATTCCATTTTTAAAGAACCCCATGTACGATCTGTGTCTGAAAAAATGAAGTCTTGCATAGATCAAATTATTGCAGAAACCATAGGAAAGAAGTAA